The genomic stretch TCGTCATCATTCAAAAAGAAGTAAAGACAAAGTAAACCAAAAACAAATCATTTCATTGATAAAAGAGATAATAGGTACAGAAATGAAAAAGACTAAGAAACCACAAAGTTTTAAAACAAGGGTTTAAAGAGGGGTGACAATCTTGATAAGATAACTTCAACCATCCCTTCGATCCTTATTGTCTTCTCATCCCGACACTTGAACATCTTATCCGTGTTGCTCAGCCTTTTTTTGACCTCAAAACTCTCATCCTTCAGGTGCTCCAAAGTCTTCATGATGATTTCCTCATAAGTCAGAGTCTTCTTGACCCCAGAGACACTTCCAACTTCAAGAGTCATCTTAGAAGCAACCAAAGTAGTATGACCTGGTGGAGGAGGAGGAATCACTTCTAGTGCAGAAAGAAGAAGCGTTTGAAGAACCTTATGAAGCAAAGGTTCAACTATACCAGAGAGTCTTCATACACATAAAATCCAACTCTTCAGAGTTGGCATTTATCCAACTTCTGAAGTTGCTGGTCAGAGCACACACTTTAGAAAAGTTTGCATTCTAAGTGCAAACCTTAGTGGGAGTGTTCAGTATGACAACAACCTCACCTTTAAATTGTGAAAACAATTCATCCAGAGGAGTAGGATGAATGTTGTTTTGAATAGAAGTTTGATTAGAATATAGACAAGAGTTTATGTTTGGGACTGCAATTACCTCAACATTTGATTCATACTATCTGACTAAATTATCAAATCCCTCAGGATTGGGGTTAGGTTCAGATTGAATCTCGGTATAAGAGGAGATGGAAATGGTTTGGTCAGAAGAGTCAGGGGAAGAAGGTTCATTGTTTCTGATTCATTCCATGAACTCATCAATGACAGGTTCATCAATAAGAGGTTGGTGGGGCGAAGTTGGTGGAGTGGGTGTGTTTTCTAGAGAAACACGAGCTTCTGGCATGGTTAGGGTAATTAAGGTGGGTGTGGAAAAGTCAAAGTATGAAGGATGGATTTATGTATTCATAAAGATAATTTATGCAATCTTTGCCATCTTACTCTTCTTGTCAAGCATATCAAAAGACCGTTTTCCAGCACTATCATGACTCATAAGTGTAGCAATATACTTCTCATATATGGAGATCTTGTGACCTAACACATACGACGTCACTTGAAGATTCACAAAAGAGGAAAAAATCCAGAATTGCTTTACCAATTCGCTGTAAACTGGTCCCTTGAGACGTTCAAAGTAACCTTCCCATCCTTGAGTTCTAACATTTCCAAACAGATCATACTCATTTGCTTTGAGATTATCAAAACCCACCAATAACTCACAAAGAACCTTTAACTTATCAACTGGAGTAGAGAGTGTAAGCTCTTGAATCCCTTCTTTAActtattattgttgttgttgttgttgttgaacttgtTGAGCAGATTGTTATGAAGTCATTGTTGAAGAAGAAATGGTTTTAGGGTTGCTGAAAGTTTTGAGCTCAAAGAGAGAAAGTGTAGGTTATGGATGTAGCAAAAGTGTGTGAATTGGTTTTAAATAGAGGTTTTGCAATCATGAAAAAAAGTTTGAATAGTGCAAAAATATGACAAAGGGGTAAAGCGTGAAGATTTCAACTAATCCCATGATTTATTCACCCAACGTGTCATCAGTAGATCAGAAATGGTTTAGTTTTCTAAGACAACTATCTTTAAAATTGTTCCACTAATCAAGATTGATTGATAACTATTAAATGCAAAAATTGTTAAGTATCCAAAAGACAGATTATTTAACCAAACAAATTCTGACTAGGTACTTCTGAACTAATCAAACCTTCTCACTTCAGAAGAATCAAACATTCAGAACCAAAAAAAATCTCAGAGTCTCATTTGACCATTATGAGAGATTAACATTCTTAGAAAAACAACTTTTTTTGATGGTTTGTGtcaataaatttaaaatttaaaattccATTTTGAACATAGTCACGTATAACATTATGTTATCTCAATATGTTTTTCTCTagaatgcaaaatgggattcttagataaacaaatagtagaagtattatcacaaagtatatggatgttactctcatatatttgaaaatgttctagctgacttttcatccagagcatctgaaTGTTGTATCCAAAAGttgcaatatattcagcttcagtAATTGAAAGTGCTattgttgattgccttttgctggaccatgagatcaagttGTCTCCCAGAAACTAACAGCTTCTAGAGGTGATTTTCCTCTCAAATCTATCTCCAGCATAATCAACATCACAATAACCCATTAGTGTGTAATCTTTAGATTTTCTATAACACAAGTCAAGGTTAATCAGACCTTTCAAATACCTGAAGATCCTCTTAACAACTGTTAAgtgagattctctaggatcttATTGGAAGCGAGCACACAAACAAGCAGTAAACAAaatgtcaggtctagaagcagtCAAGTATAAGAGAGAGCCAATCATACCTCTGTATACCTTCTGTTCTACCTTAACACTTACCTCATCCTTCTCAAGGATACATGTATGATGCATAAGAGTCTTTGACATCTTGCATTATGATATGTCAAACTTCTTCATAAGTTCATTGGTGTACTTACTCTGATGGATGTACGTTTCCTTTGGAATTTTATGATCTGAATCCCCAAAAAGAACTCAAGTTCTCCAATCAGACTCGTCTCAAACTTTGTCTGCACAGACTTAGTAAATTCCTTGCACAAAGtagcattagcagaaccaaatatgatatcatcaacgtaaatTTGAACACAAGGATAACATTTTTGAATGACTTACAAAATAAAGTTGTATGAACCTTCCCTCTGGTGAAATCATTTTCTAACAtaaaattgcttagtctttcatatCATGCTCTGGGAGattgttttagaccatacaatGATTTTTTAAGCTTGAAAATAAAATCTGGATTTTTAGGATTTCCAAAACCAGGGGGTTAGTGTACATATACTTCTTCAGTAATgtaaccattcagaaatgcactcCTAACATCCATCTGGTATAAGATGATGTTAGGATTAACAACAAAAGAAATTAAGAGACGAATATACTCTAACCTGGAAACTGGTGCAAAGGTTTCTATATAATCAATCCTctcttgttgactataaccttgtgctactAGTCGAGCCTTGTTTCTTACTACCTCTCCTTGTTTGTTCATCTTGTTTCTAAAgacccactttgttccaataacgTGAGTTCCTTTGGGTCTTGGCACAAGATCACACACGTCATTTCTAGAGAATTGATTgagttcctcttgcatagccAGAATCCATTATGTGTCGAACAACGCTTCATCAATTGATGTAGGCTCTATCAGGGACACCAAATCCATAAGAGTGTCTTTAGGAGTTTTGAAAGAGGATGTGGTTCTGACAGGTTCAAATTTGTCTCCCATAATCAATTCTTTAGAATGTGAAGATATCTGTTTGTGCCTCCTCAAAGGAGTCCAGGCTTCAATAACTTCTGGCTGAGGAGCTTCAGAGTCTTTTGCCTCATCTTCTTTGGCTTATGAAGTCTTTCCTTCCGAACCTGAATACGTGATCTCCATATCTGAAAATTTCTCAACTAGatttgacttttcagagtcaagcttatcatcgAATCTGACATGGATCAATTCTTCATCAATATGTGTCTAAGTGTTATATACATTATAGCCTTTTGAGCATtcagagtatcctaacatgatgCACTTCTGGGCCTTAGAATCACACTTGCTCGGATTCTCCTTAGTTTCAacataaaacaagaacatccaaaaggatgaaaatatgaaatgttgggaTTTAGATTATTCCACAATTCATATGGAGTCTTATTCAGAATAGGTCTTATATAGATCCTATTCTGAGTGTAACACGCTGTGTTGACTGCCTCTGTCCAGAAATGCTTATCCATATTAGTCTCGTTGATCATGGTTTTGGCCATCTCTTGCAGATTCCTATTCTTCCTCTTTACATCTCCATTTTATTATGGAGTTCTAGGGCAgaagaaatcatgggaaatttCATTTGCATCAAAACGTTTTTCAAtatctttattttcaaattctccaccatgatcacttctgacttttaCAATTCTGAGAtatttctcattttgaattttgagagaagaaggaagaaaacacagaatgtgactcatcctcGTGTCTAATAAATTTGACCCATGTCCATATGatgtaatcatcaacaatgactagtccatactttTTACCATTGACATAAGCAattttcactggtccaaacaaGTTAATGTGCAAAAGTTCCAATGTTCTGGAGGTTGAAACAACATTTTTAGCTTTAaaagaagttttagaaaacttgcctttctaACATGGTTCACAAAGAGaatctgaagaaaacttcagaTTTGGCAGACCTCTGACTAAATTAAGCTTgtttagctgagaaatcctcctcatgcTAACATGGCTCAATCATCTATTCCACGTCCATTTCTATTCATTTACAGACATAAGACGTTTtacattttgatttttcaaatcAGAAAGTcttattttataaatgttgttcttcctctttccatTCAAAAGAACCGAGCCATCCTTTTGACTGACAACTTTACATGACTTTTGATTGAAAATAATGTCATAACCATTctcacttaattgacttatggatatAAGGTTATGCATTAGACCttcaactaaaagaacattagtaatgGAAGGGAGAGTATCATTACCTACTGCTCTGAAGCCAACAATCTTCCTTTTCTGATCACCTCAGAAATCGACGACACCTTCATGcttaagttccagactttggaacatcTGCCTTCTTCCTGTCACGTGCTCCGAGtatccagagtccaggtaccatgaaCGGTGTCTCAACTCTGCTGCTAAGGATATGTATATTATCATATCCTTAGGTACCCACATCTTTCTGGGTCCTTTGAGgttagtcttcccagagttttTAACAAACTTGGTTTTTTGAGAAGGATATTTATTCCTGAATTCATGATTGAAACATGAATGGGGTTTTGCTTTAGCCTTAGATTTTGAAACAGTTCTACCTTTAGGCACAAACCCATTTTTTTTACCAGAAGAGACAAAATAGGTCTGAAGAGTATTTGGTTTATCATCTTTTTCACAATCATATTCTTCATCATAATCATAACCAATACCCCTTGTTCCGTTTCTGCTTACGCCATAAATCATGGAAGCCATTAAGTTTTTATTCAAGCTTCTAGCAAGAAATTTCTGGAAAGATGTATCATATTTCTTTATGATATTACTAGAACCTATAAAGGCTTTTGAAAAAAAATCTTCTTAGGTTTGAGACTCTTGCTTTGAGGAACTGAGTTGTTGTTTTTCAAAATGAAATTTTCTTCACTTAAACTTGAAAAATCTTTCTGAAGCTTATAGTATGTTGCTGATTCAGATACATGAATCTTCTTTAGATCTTTGTGTTTTTCCAAAAGCTTCTGATACTTGTACATAAATTTTGATATACTAGATTCAAGTTCAAAACGAGAGAGTTCAA from Lathyrus oleraceus cultivar Zhongwan6 chromosome 7, CAAS_Psat_ZW6_1.0, whole genome shotgun sequence encodes the following:
- the LOC127104794 gene encoding uncharacterized protein LOC127104794, whose translation is MASMIYGVSRNGTRGIGYDYDEEYDCEKDDKPNTLQTYFVSSGKKNGFVPKGRTVSKSKAKAKPHSCFNHEFRNKYPSQKTKFVKNSGKTNLKGPRKMWVPKDMIIYISLAAELRHRSWYLDSGYSEHVTGRRQMFQSLELKHEGVVDF